One genomic segment of Kordiimonas sp. SCSIO 12603 includes these proteins:
- the gcvH gene encoding glycine cleavage system protein GcvH → MLKFTEDHEWMLVEGDTVTVGITDHAQEALGDIVFVELPEVGATFEKGDDAAVVESVKAASEVYAPIAGEIVAVNEDLEGEPGTVNSAPMDGGWFFKMKPADMSEVEAAMDEAAYKEFLAGLE, encoded by the coding sequence ATGCTTAAATTTACTGAAGACCACGAATGGATGCTCGTTGAGGGCGATACAGTAACTGTTGGTATTACAGATCACGCTCAGGAAGCGCTTGGCGATATCGTATTTGTTGAGCTGCCAGAAGTGGGCGCAACCTTTGAAAAAGGCGATGATGCGGCTGTTGTTGAATCTGTGAAAGCTGCTAGTGAAGTATATGCACCAATCGCTGGTGAAATCGTTGCAGTGAACGAAGATCTTGAAGGCGAGCCGGGTACAGTGAACAGCGCGCCAATGGATGGTGGCTGGTTCTTCAAAATGAAACCTGCTGATATGTCTGAAGTTGAAGCTGCGATGGATGAAGCAGCCTACAAAGAATTTCTTGCTGGCCTAGAATAA
- the gcvT gene encoding glycine cleavage system aminomethyltransferase GcvT: MADENLLKTPLYDLHVEAGGKMVPFAGYSMPVQYPLGIMKEHLHTRDKAGLFDVSHMGQAYVRSVDGSDPAKVLEEIMPSALAVLKPGKMRYTLLLNDNGGIEDDLMVTRTFDPEGSLYIVVNAACKEKDYGILEERFAGRLALEPLEDHALLALQGPKAEDVLAELDPRVRDMVFMEGTMVTLEGVVCWVARCGYTGEDGFEISVPKEEAPALAARLLKSDDVEWIGLGARDSLRLESGLCLSGHDFNDETSPVEASLNFALGKKRREEGDFIGGERILKELAEGTSKRLVGILPSGRAPAREGVEIADMGGNVIGKVTSGGFGPTVGGPVAMGYVPSELAEAGTDIQLIVRGKMLAAKVAQTPFIEQRYKRKKVS, encoded by the coding sequence ATGGCCGACGAAAATCTTCTAAAAACCCCTTTGTATGATTTGCATGTGGAAGCAGGCGGTAAAATGGTACCGTTTGCTGGTTATTCCATGCCTGTTCAGTACCCGTTGGGTATTATGAAGGAACACCTTCATACTCGTGATAAAGCTGGTCTTTTTGATGTGTCGCACATGGGGCAGGCTTATGTGCGTTCTGTGGATGGTAGTGACCCTGCTAAAGTACTTGAAGAAATTATGCCTTCTGCACTGGCTGTGTTGAAGCCGGGCAAGATGCGTTACACACTTCTTCTAAATGATAACGGCGGTATTGAAGATGATCTTATGGTTACTCGCACGTTTGACCCGGAAGGATCACTTTACATTGTTGTAAACGCTGCATGTAAAGAAAAAGACTACGGCATTTTGGAAGAACGCTTCGCAGGTCGCCTTGCGCTAGAGCCGCTTGAAGATCACGCACTACTTGCCCTTCAAGGACCAAAGGCTGAAGATGTTCTTGCGGAACTTGACCCTAGAGTACGCGACATGGTGTTCATGGAAGGCACAATGGTAACGCTTGAAGGCGTTGTGTGCTGGGTAGCACGCTGTGGCTACACAGGTGAAGATGGTTTTGAAATTTCTGTTCCGAAAGAGGAAGCGCCAGCGTTGGCGGCACGCCTGTTGAAGAGCGATGATGTGGAATGGATTGGTCTTGGTGCACGTGATAGCCTGCGCCTTGAAAGTGGTCTCTGCCTTTCAGGTCATGATTTTAATGATGAAACTAGCCCTGTTGAAGCGAGCCTTAATTTCGCACTGGGTAAAAAACGCCGTGAAGAAGGTGATTTCATTGGCGGCGAACGTATTCTTAAAGAACTTGCCGAAGGTACATCGAAGCGCCTTGTAGGTATCCTGCCATCAGGCCGTGCACCAGCGCGTGAAGGCGTAGAAATCGCTGATATGGGCGGAAACGTAATTGGTAAAGTTACTTCTGGCGGTTTTGGCCCAACAGTGGGCGGCCCAGTTGCAATGGGCTATGTTCCTTCGGAACTTGCAGAGGCAGGTACAGATATTCAGTTAATCGTTCGCGGCAAGATGCTTGCGGCGAAAGTTGCACAAACACCATTTATCGAACAGCGCTATAAGCGCAAAAAAGTTTCCTAA
- a CDS encoding alpha/beta hydrolase, which translates to MLTNGLIAADDKVFVSQEVEFDSVSPGVKLAATLLKPVNVIKPPLYILVTGSGPQDRDEQLLGKKPFKALAEYLGRRGIATLRYDDRGVASSTGDFASASTFDFSKDALGAVKYARTLNRFSSVGMIGHSEGGIVTSIVVNECQCIDHAILLGSPAIRYGELVLDQITSIMHAQGAAPAQIETALTIQKQLVAKAVEHDDPLVAQKEAAKILEGVGMPASAAMAKAGELTSNWMHTFLRIDPAEYLKNINIPFLMLYGELDMQVSDELNFDVAQKVTDAVNNDQVAVRVLPKMNHLFQTAVTGQISEYATLPEDMSEDAMAVMAEWIIKQKQ; encoded by the coding sequence ATGCTGACAAATGGTTTAATAGCTGCAGATGATAAAGTGTTTGTATCCCAAGAGGTTGAATTCGATAGTGTAAGCCCGGGAGTGAAGCTTGCAGCTACACTGCTGAAACCGGTGAATGTTATTAAGCCACCACTCTATATACTGGTAACAGGTTCTGGGCCACAAGATCGGGATGAGCAGCTTCTCGGTAAAAAACCCTTCAAAGCCTTAGCGGAATATCTGGGAAGGCGCGGCATAGCCACACTGAGGTATGATGATCGTGGTGTCGCTTCCTCTACAGGTGATTTTGCTTCTGCCTCCACATTTGATTTCTCCAAGGATGCATTGGGAGCTGTGAAATATGCACGTACTCTAAACAGGTTTTCGTCTGTTGGAATGATTGGCCATAGTGAAGGTGGGATTGTAACGTCTATTGTCGTCAATGAGTGTCAATGTATTGATCACGCTATTCTGCTGGGTAGCCCGGCGATAAGGTATGGTGAGCTGGTTCTGGACCAAATTACTTCCATCATGCACGCACAAGGAGCTGCACCCGCGCAAATTGAAACTGCTCTTACCATCCAAAAACAGCTTGTTGCCAAAGCGGTTGAGCACGATGACCCTTTAGTAGCTCAAAAAGAGGCAGCTAAAATCTTGGAAGGTGTGGGAATGCCAGCATCAGCGGCGATGGCAAAGGCGGGAGAGTTGACATCAAATTGGATGCATACTTTTCTTCGAATTGATCCTGCTGAATATCTGAAGAATATAAATATCCCTTTTTTGATGCTTTACGGAGAGTTGGATATGCAGGTTTCCGATGAGCTAAACTTTGATGTGGCTCAGAAAGTTACAGATGCTGTAAATAATGATCAGGTTGCCGTTAGGGTGTTACCTAAAATGAATCACCTATTTCAGACAGCTGTTACTGGTCAAATATCCGAATATGCTACGTTGCCTGAAGATATGTCTGAGGATGCAATGGCAGTGATGGCTGAATGGATAATAAAGCAAAAACAATAA